From the genome of Arthrobacter alpinus, one region includes:
- a CDS encoding YlxR family protein — protein MRSASETGEPEALVDLRRRMPGRGAWLHPSPDCLQLAIKRRAIVRALPGVGNVSDVESQLAELSCEGT, from the coding sequence GTGCGATCAGCCAGCGAAACCGGTGAACCGGAAGCGCTGGTTGATTTACGACGTCGTATGCCTGGCCGGGGAGCATGGCTGCACCCCAGCCCTGACTGTTTGCAGCTGGCGATCAAACGCCGCGCCATTGTTCGAGCCCTTCCGGGTGTGGGCAATGTTAGCGATGTGGAATCGCAGCTTGCGGAGCTGTCATGCGAAGGCACCTGA
- the nusA gene encoding transcription termination factor NusA, producing MDIDMSALRVLEREREIPLDLLIPTIEQALLMAYHKSPGAFEQARAELDRKNGHVTIWAVEIDDDGAQIGEFDDTPAGFGRIAASTARQIILQRLRDAEDEIVLGEFKGKEGELVAGQIQQGNNPNMIQVNLGAVEGVLPPNEQVPGENYRHGNRLRSFVVEVRRGLKGPSITLSRSHPGLVRKLFEMEVPEIADGTVEIVALAREAGHRTKMAVVAHKPGVNAKGACIGEMGSRVRAVMTELNDEKIDIVDFSEDPAAFIASSLSPSKVISVTIVDGDLRSARVVVPDYQLSLAIGKEGQNARLAAKLTGWRIDIVSDAAAE from the coding sequence ATGGATATCGATATGAGCGCGCTGAGAGTACTGGAGCGTGAACGCGAGATCCCGTTGGATCTGCTGATCCCCACCATCGAGCAGGCACTGCTGATGGCCTACCACAAGTCACCGGGTGCCTTTGAGCAGGCGCGTGCCGAGCTTGACCGGAAAAACGGCCATGTCACCATTTGGGCAGTCGAAATTGATGACGACGGCGCGCAGATCGGCGAGTTTGATGACACGCCGGCAGGATTTGGTCGCATCGCCGCCAGCACGGCACGCCAGATCATCTTGCAGCGCCTGCGCGACGCCGAGGATGAAATCGTCCTCGGAGAATTCAAGGGCAAGGAAGGCGAACTTGTCGCCGGACAGATCCAGCAGGGCAACAACCCGAACATGATCCAGGTCAACCTAGGCGCTGTTGAAGGCGTGCTGCCTCCCAATGAGCAGGTCCCCGGCGAGAACTACCGCCACGGCAACCGGCTGCGTTCCTTTGTAGTTGAGGTACGCCGTGGGCTCAAGGGCCCCTCCATCACCCTTTCACGCTCGCACCCGGGACTTGTCCGTAAACTCTTCGAGATGGAAGTTCCGGAAATTGCCGACGGCACGGTCGAAATCGTCGCCCTGGCCCGTGAAGCCGGCCACCGCACCAAGATGGCTGTCGTGGCACACAAGCCCGGCGTCAACGCTAAGGGTGCGTGCATCGGCGAGATGGGTTCACGAGTCCGTGCCGTCATGACAGAGCTCAACGACGAAAAGATCGACATCGTTGACTTCAGTGAAGATCCGGCAGCTTTCATTGCTAGTTCACTCTCACCCTCGAAAGTGATTTCAGTCACTATCGTAGATGGGGACTTGCGTTCGGCCAGGGTGGTTGTGCCCGATTATCAGCTATCTTTGGCCATTGGCAAGGAAGGCCAGAACGCCCGGTTGGCTGCCAAGCTCACCGGATGGCGCATCGACATCGTCTCCGACGCCGCCGCCGAATAG